A genomic region of Pyrus communis chromosome 14, drPyrComm1.1, whole genome shotgun sequence contains the following coding sequences:
- the LOC137715441 gene encoding uncharacterized protein: MAKENSCLTRVATGAVIGGAIGGAVGSVYGTYEALRFKVPGFLKIRHIGQRTVSSAALFGLFLGAGSLIHCGKSY, encoded by the exons ATGGCTAAGGAAAACAGCTGCTTGACTCGCGTTGCCACCGGCGCTGTAATTGGCGGAGCTATCGGCGGTGCCGTCG GTTCAGTGTATGGGACGTACGAAGCTTTAAGGTTTAAG GTGCCAGGATTTCTGAAGATCAGGCACATTGGACAAAGAACAGTGTCGAGTGCGGCTCTGTTCGGTCTTTTCTTAGGTGCTGGAAGCTTGATACATTGTGGGAAGTCATATTGA
- the LOC137714395 gene encoding uncharacterized protein, giving the protein MAVVQIKLLRNKKEAVVKQMRREIALLLQSGHDIWVEHVFRAQKILTTNEFIELFCELVVSRLSIITKQGECLRNLKEGFASLIFASSRYSEILELIVLRNIFEEKYGKDFVSAAVDARPSCGANCIMWSETRHMQFVNSSAAETSANSASDTMVAT; this is encoded by the coding sequence ATGGCGGTGGTTCAAATAAAGTTGTTGAGGAACAAGAAGGAGGCGGTGGTGAAGCAAATGAGGCGTGAGATTGCCTTGCTCCTACAATCTGGTCATGATATCTGGGTTGAACATGTGTTTAGAGCACAAAAAATTTTGACCACCAATGAGTTCATTGAGCTCTTCTGTGAATTAGTAGTATCCAGACTTTCTATCATCACAAAGCAAGGGGAGTGTCTACGTAATCTCAAAGAGGGATTTGCTAGTTTAATCTTTGCCTCTTCCAGGTATTCTGAGATTTTAGAACTGATCGTTCTAAGAAATATTTTTGAGGAAAAGTATGGTAAAGATTTTGTATCTGCGGCTGTTGATGCACGTCCCAGCTGTGGTGCGAATTGCATAATGTGGTCTGAAACAAGACATATGCAGTTTGTAAACTCATCAGCTGCTGAAACATCTGCAAATTCTGCTAGTGATACAATGGTTGCTACATAA